CCCTTCCCCGTACCCGCTCCGATGCCGGTGCCCGTGCCGGTCCCCGCCGCCGCGGCCGCCCCCACTCCCCCGGGCGTCCCGGCACGCGGCGGCCTGACAGCGGCCCAGGTGCGCGGAATGACGGCGCCCGCGACCCCGGCCCCCGCCACAGGCCTGACCCCGGCCCCGGCCACGGGCTGGCCGAACGCCCAGAGCTGGCCGAACGCGGCGGGAATGGGCCAGGCGGGCTAGCGCTGAGCTGTGCTAAAGTCTCGGTGTTGCAGTTGTGGTACCCATGAACCTATGTGCGCCTGACAGGAATGTTTCCCTTCAGGCGCATTAGTTGTTTCCGGCATCTCCGGATGGGGCCTCTGCCTACAGATCGGAGAAGGTCATGGCACAGGGAACCGTGAAGTGGTTCAACGCCGAAAAGGGTTTCGGCTTCATCGCGCAGGACGGCGGCGGCCCCGACGTCTTCGCCCACTACTCGAACATCGCCTCCCAGGGCTTCCGTGAGCTCCAGGAGGGCCAGCGGGTCTCCTTCGACGTCACGCAGGGCCAGAAGGGCCCGCAGGCGGAGAACATCGTCCCCGCCTGATCGCCGGACGCGTATCCGCTCACCGGGGTCCGCACCGTCATGGTGCGGACCCCGGTTTGTGCTGTTTCCAGGAAGGCAGATAACCGCATGTCCCGCAGGCCCCAGAAGCCGAACCGGCGC
The genomic region above belongs to Streptomyces sp. CG1 and contains:
- a CDS encoding cold-shock protein, which translates into the protein MAQGTVKWFNAEKGFGFIAQDGGGPDVFAHYSNIASQGFRELQEGQRVSFDVTQGQKGPQAENIVPA